In one window of Streptomyces sp. FXJ1.172 DNA:
- a CDS encoding secondary thiamine-phosphate synthase enzyme YjbQ, translating into MPDAFTTRVLHVATGSRERVVDLTSDCDDFLREAAAGRDGLLSLFVPHATAGIAVIETGSGSDDDLLATLHTLLPADDRWQHRHGSPGHGRDHVLPALVPPHATLPVIGGRLELGTWQSVCLVDTNRDNPERKVRLSFLG; encoded by the coding sequence ATGCCAGATGCCTTCACCACCCGAGTTCTGCACGTCGCCACCGGCTCCCGGGAGCGGGTCGTCGACCTCACCTCCGACTGCGACGACTTCCTGCGCGAGGCGGCGGCCGGGCGTGACGGTCTGCTCAGCCTCTTCGTCCCGCACGCCACCGCGGGGATCGCCGTCATCGAGACGGGCTCCGGCAGCGACGACGACCTCCTCGCCACCCTGCACACCCTCCTCCCCGCCGACGACCGCTGGCAGCACCGTCATGGCAGCCCCGGTCACGGCCGTGACCACGTCCTGCCGGCCCTCGTCCCGCCGCACGCGACCCTCCCGGTCATCGGCGGCCGCCTGGAGCTGGGTACCTGGCAGTCGGTGTGCCTGGTGGACACCAACCGCGACAATCCCGAGCGCAAGGTCCGGCTGAGCTTCCTCGGCTGA
- a CDS encoding ABC transporter substrate-binding protein, protein MRARRSGMVMAAALGLVAVAGCGGAGDGDGQGGSASKGGTLHVLSSLDLEHLDPARNYVTSSEDLGRLVYRTLTTYAAAPGPAGGRIVPDLATDTGRPSDGARTWTFTLKAGVKFEDGRPITSRDIKYGVERSFAAELPEGPPYARMWLAGGRSYQGPYKDKGKDKGTGKGGLASIGTPDDRTIVFKLNRPVADFGSAVSLPVFAPVPQDKDTGVRYDSRPFSSGPYKIGAFEPKKRLTLVRNTYWSPATDTVRKGLPDKIVVDLDLDPAVVDQRLIAAQGQDMDAVAFEPLGPASVGPVMANPAVHKRLVVSESINTRYLSINTRHKPLDDVRVRQAIAYALDKDALRTARGGPIAGRLATTLLPPSLPGAVPDDPFPSPGGKGDPARAKALLAQAGHPSGLTLTLDTPATAGGQAQGEAVQASLAKAGIKVKINAISSSAFYSTVGNTAQEHDLVIDGWTPDWPGASTYLPLVFDGRLITPEGNNDHAQYDSAKVDARLDAIAGMKDPAAAATAYGRLSQQIMADAPVVPFLWDKAAVLTGPHVTGAYGHIAYVGRLDLVSLGLRK, encoded by the coding sequence GTGAGAGCACGACGTTCGGGGATGGTCATGGCCGCTGCCCTGGGACTCGTCGCCGTCGCCGGCTGCGGGGGAGCCGGCGACGGCGACGGGCAGGGCGGATCCGCGAGCAAGGGGGGCACGCTGCACGTGCTCTCCAGCCTCGACCTGGAGCACCTCGACCCGGCCCGCAACTACGTCACCTCGTCCGAGGACTTGGGCCGCCTCGTCTACCGGACGCTGACGACGTACGCGGCGGCACCCGGGCCGGCCGGAGGCAGGATCGTGCCGGATCTGGCGACGGACACCGGCCGCCCGAGCGACGGGGCCCGCACCTGGACCTTCACGCTCAAGGCCGGGGTGAAGTTCGAGGACGGGCGTCCGATCACCAGCCGGGACATCAAGTACGGGGTCGAGCGGTCCTTCGCCGCGGAACTCCCCGAAGGTCCGCCGTACGCGCGCATGTGGCTTGCGGGAGGCCGGAGTTACCAGGGCCCCTACAAAGACAAGGGCAAGGACAAGGGCACGGGCAAGGGCGGGCTCGCCTCGATCGGGACCCCCGACGACCGGACGATCGTCTTCAAGCTCAACCGCCCGGTGGCCGACTTCGGTTCCGCCGTGTCGCTGCCGGTCTTCGCACCGGTTCCGCAGGACAAGGACACCGGCGTCCGGTACGACAGCAGACCCTTCTCCTCGGGCCCGTACAAGATCGGGGCGTTCGAGCCCAAGAAGAGGCTCACGCTGGTCCGCAACACCTACTGGAGTCCGGCCACCGACACGGTGCGCAAGGGCCTGCCGGACAAGATCGTGGTCGATCTCGACCTCGACCCGGCCGTGGTCGACCAGCGGCTGATCGCCGCTCAGGGACAGGACATGGACGCGGTCGCCTTCGAGCCGCTCGGCCCGGCATCGGTCGGGCCGGTGATGGCCAACCCCGCCGTGCACAAGAGGCTGGTCGTCAGCGAGTCCATCAACACGCGGTACCTGAGCATCAACACCCGGCACAAGCCCCTCGACGACGTCCGGGTGCGGCAGGCGATCGCCTACGCGCTGGACAAGGACGCCCTGCGCACGGCCCGGGGCGGCCCGATCGCCGGCCGGCTGGCCACCACCCTGCTGCCGCCGTCGCTGCCGGGCGCCGTGCCCGACGACCCCTTCCCGAGCCCGGGTGGCAAGGGTGATCCGGCCAGGGCCAAGGCGCTGCTGGCGCAGGCGGGCCATCCCTCGGGCCTGACCCTCACGCTCGACACCCCGGCCACCGCCGGCGGCCAGGCGCAGGGCGAGGCGGTGCAGGCGTCCCTGGCCAAGGCCGGGATCAAGGTGAAGATCAACGCGATCAGCTCGTCGGCGTTCTACAGCACGGTGGGCAACACCGCCCAGGAACACGACCTGGTGATCGACGGCTGGACACCCGACTGGCCCGGCGCCTCCACCTACCTGCCGCTCGTGTTCGACGGCCGTCTGATCACCCCCGAGGGCAACAACGACCACGCCCAGTACGACTCGGCCAAGGTCGACGCCCGCCTCGACGCGATCGCCGGGATGAAGGACCCGGCTGCCGCCGCGACCGCGTACGGCCGACTGTCCCAGCAGATCATGGCGGACGCTCCGGTCGTACCGTTCCTGTGGGACAAGGCGGCCGTCCTGACCGGCCCTCATGTCACCGGCGCCTACGGGCACATCGCCTACGTCGGACGACTGGATCTGGTCTCCCTGGGGCTGCGCAAGTGA
- a CDS encoding ABC transporter permease has protein sequence MILYVLRRLAATAAILLVVCAATFAIFYLMPADPAQGACGKACSPQRIAEIRTTLGLNHSVFVQFRDYLVGIVSGRTYGTGAQAVHCPAPCLGFSFQTDQPVWRMLTDRLPVSVSIAVGAAVLWLIVGVGAGVISALRRGSLWDRAAMTAALGGVSLPVYFTALVLQYLLVVKLGLLPYPQAIALTADPAGWAQSMVMPWITLAMLYAGIYARITRGEMLDSLGQNYVRTARAKGLPEPTVLRRHALRPALMPIVTIFGMDLGALLGGALITESVFGLPGVGKLAADAINSADQPVILGVTLFAAGFVVLANVAVDLVYALLDPRVRAVG, from the coding sequence ATGATCCTCTATGTCCTGCGCAGGCTGGCCGCGACGGCGGCGATCCTGCTGGTGGTCTGCGCGGCCACCTTCGCGATCTTCTACCTGATGCCCGCCGACCCGGCCCAGGGCGCCTGTGGCAAGGCGTGCAGCCCGCAGCGGATCGCCGAGATCCGCACCACGCTCGGCCTGAACCACTCGGTGTTCGTGCAGTTCCGTGACTATCTCGTCGGCATCGTGTCGGGCCGCACGTACGGCACGGGCGCACAGGCCGTGCACTGCCCCGCTCCGTGCCTCGGATTCAGCTTCCAGACCGATCAGCCGGTGTGGCGGATGCTCACGGACCGGCTGCCGGTGAGCGTCTCCATCGCCGTGGGCGCCGCGGTGCTGTGGCTGATCGTCGGCGTCGGCGCCGGGGTGATCTCCGCGCTGCGCCGGGGCAGCCTGTGGGACCGGGCGGCGATGACGGCCGCACTGGGCGGGGTCTCGCTGCCGGTCTACTTCACCGCTCTGGTGCTGCAGTACCTCCTCGTCGTCAAGCTCGGTCTGCTGCCCTATCCGCAGGCGATCGCGCTCACCGCGGATCCGGCCGGCTGGGCGCAGTCCATGGTCATGCCGTGGATCACCCTGGCGATGCTCTACGCCGGGATCTACGCACGGATCACCCGCGGCGAGATGCTCGACAGCCTCGGCCAGAACTACGTCCGTACCGCCCGCGCCAAGGGCCTGCCCGAGCCGACCGTGCTGCGCCGGCACGCACTGCGGCCGGCGCTGATGCCCATCGTGACGATCTTCGGCATGGACCTCGGCGCGCTGCTCGGCGGCGCCCTCATCACCGAGTCGGTCTTCGGCCTGCCCGGGGTGGGAAAGCTCGCGGCCGACGCGATCAACAGCGCCGACCAGCCGGTGATCCTCGGCGTGACGCTGTTCGCCGCGGGATTCGTCGTGCTCGCCAACGTCGCCGTGGACCTGGTCTACGCGCTCCTGGACCCGAGAGTGAGGGCCGTGGGATGA
- a CDS encoding ABC transporter permease, producing MTATLPAPVPSDAPPRVGPHEPSLLHRLLAQRSATIALTVVVLLVLIALAAPLITWAAGTSPTEFHSGAVDPALGGLPRGSGGGISAEHWLGVEPGSGRDILARVVYGARVSLLIALLATVLSVSLGTALGLTAGFFGGWTDTVVGRLMDLLMSFPALIFMIALISAAPGVNRQLLLVVVLGLFGWPYVGRIVRGQAMVLARGEFVAAAWVLGASRRALLVREVLPNLSGPILVVATMSIPGYVATEAGLSFLGIGVRPPTPSWGQMIASAVPWYAADPVYFLVPGAFLFVTVLAFNVLGDAVRDALDPRSRRR from the coding sequence GTGACCGCCACGCTGCCCGCCCCGGTGCCGTCGGATGCGCCGCCCCGCGTCGGTCCGCACGAGCCGTCCCTGCTGCACCGGCTGCTCGCACAGCGCTCCGCCACCATCGCGCTGACGGTGGTCGTCCTCCTGGTGCTGATCGCCCTCGCGGCCCCGCTGATCACCTGGGCCGCCGGCACGTCACCGACCGAGTTCCACTCGGGCGCGGTCGATCCGGCGCTCGGCGGACTGCCGCGCGGTAGCGGAGGCGGGATCAGCGCCGAGCACTGGCTGGGCGTCGAGCCCGGCAGCGGCCGGGACATCCTCGCCCGTGTCGTCTACGGCGCCCGGGTCTCGCTGCTGATCGCCCTGCTCGCCACCGTCCTGTCGGTGTCGCTCGGCACGGCGCTCGGGCTGACCGCCGGGTTCTTCGGCGGCTGGACCGACACCGTCGTCGGCAGGCTGATGGACCTGCTGATGTCCTTCCCCGCCCTGATCTTCATGATCGCGCTGATCTCCGCGGCCCCGGGCGTGAACCGGCAGCTCCTGCTGGTCGTCGTGCTCGGCCTCTTCGGCTGGCCGTACGTCGGACGGATCGTGCGCGGGCAGGCGATGGTGCTCGCCCGCGGGGAGTTCGTGGCGGCGGCCTGGGTGCTGGGCGCCTCCCGGCGGGCCCTGCTGGTGCGGGAGGTCCTGCCCAATCTGAGCGGGCCGATCCTGGTGGTGGCGACCATGTCGATCCCCGGCTACGTCGCCACCGAGGCGGGCCTGTCCTTCCTCGGCATCGGGGTACGCCCGCCGACCCCCTCGTGGGGCCAGATGATCGCCTCCGCGGTGCCCTGGTACGCCGCCGACCCCGTCTACTTCCTCGTCCCGGGCGCCTTCCTGTTCGTCACCGTGCTCGCCTTCAACGTGCTGGGCGACGCGGTACGGGACGCGCTCGACCCCCGGAGCCGCCGACGATGA
- a CDS encoding putative leader peptide — translation MLRSALLTTRGHIDLLRVASAACRRGC, via the coding sequence ATGTTGCGTTCAGCCCTGCTCACCACGCGCGGTCACATCGACCTGCTACGGGTGGCTTCCGCCGCGTGTCGCCGCGGCTGCTGA